A window of Syngnathoides biaculeatus isolate LvHL_M chromosome 9, ASM1980259v1, whole genome shotgun sequence contains these coding sequences:
- the thumpd1 gene encoding THUMP domain-containing protein 1 isoform X1: MAAQNEFRKRGKKHFGGFQHHAKRWRGSRELDVGMEGILITCNMNQKKCTAEAFDLLNEYADLLYGPEFQHDAGGYNDEYVEEALQHEMAQLRAYGGRPEPRFQALESGANNVIFIRTRNLESDRLVHYILSDLHATKKKKTRIILRMLPVMGTCRAFPEDIMRYLATFLEPWFKRPNRATYQIAFKSRNNSHNKRDDVIKAIAGLVGKLNPKNKVNLTHPDLTIMLEVIKGVCCVSVVREYMRFRKYNLQEVVKDEEPKKEEGSAATEKAAEPGVSEENAAKKEETNTGTEKASEATAGEENKNEETNTVTEKASETAAPAAGDENAAEKEETNTVTEKASEATASEEEAAKEEAGDIVTDAAAAAAAADNGEAEAAKEEEGNIVTDAAAAADGGEAEAAKEEEGNIVTDPAAAGADGGEAGAAEEEEGEAGTEMETSGTAELELQEEEEEKEPNEEDMQEESAKEDDDDKCEVDGK, encoded by the exons ATGGCGGCGCAGAACGAGTTTCGGAAGCGCGGAAAGAAGCATTTCGGAGGCTTCCAGCATCACGCCAAACGATGGAGGGGCTCCAGGGAGCTGGACGTGGGCATGGAAGGCATCCTGATCACATGCAACATGAACCAGAAAAAGTGCACGGCGGAGGCCTTCGACCTGCTCAACGAGTACGCGGACCTGCTGTACGGTCCTGAG TTTCAACACGATGCCGGAGGCTACAATGACGAATATGTGGAGGAGGCTCTGCAGCACGAGATGGCGCAGCTGCGAGCGTACGGCGGCAGACCAGAGCCGCGTTTCCAGGCTCTGGAGAGCGGGGCCAACAACGTCATCTTCATCAGAACCCGCAACCTGG AGTCCGACAGGCTGGTTCATTACATCCTGTCCGATCTACACGccaccaagaagaagaaaacgcgCATCATCCTTCGCATGCTGCCg GTAATGGGCACGTGCAGGGCCTTCCCGGAGGACATAATGAGGTATCTGGCCACCTTCCTAGAGCCCTGGTTCAAGAGGCCAAACCGTGCCACCTACCAAATTGCCTTTAAGTCGCGCAACAACAGCCACAACAAGAGAGACGATGTCATCAAGGCCATCGCCG GCCTGGTGGGCAAGCTGAACCCCAAGAACAAGGTCAACCTGACCCACCCGGACCTCACCATCATGTTGGAGGTGATCAAGGGCGTATGCTGCGTCAGCGTGGTCCGTGAGTACATGCGCTTCAGGAAATACAACCTGCAGGAAGTGGTCAAGGATGAAGAGCCCAAGAAGGAGGAAGGCTCCGCCGCGACCGAAAAAGCAGCCGAGCCAGGAGTCAGCGAGGAGAACGCGGCCAAAAAGGAGGAAACCAACACTGGGACTGAAAAAGCATCTGAAGCAACGGCCGGCGAGGAGAACAAAAACGAGGAAACCAACACCGTGACCGAAAAAGCATCCGAAACGGCAGCACCAGCAGCCGGCGACGAGAACGCGGCCGAAAAGGAGGAAACCAACACCGTGACTGAAAAAGCATCTGAAGCGACGGCCAGTGAGGAGGAGGCAGCCAAGGAGGAAGCAGGCGACATCGTAACcgacgcagcagcagcagcagcagcagcagacaaCGGCGAGGCAGAAGCAGCCAAGGAGGAAGAAGGTAACATCGTAACCGACGCAGCGGCAGCAGCGGACGGCGGCGAGGCAGAAGCAGCCAAGGAGGAAGAAGGTAACATCGTAACCgacccagcagcagcaggagcggACGGCGGTGAGGCAGGAGCCGCCGAGGAGGAAGAAGGCGAAGCTGGAACTGAAATGGAAACATCAGGCACGGCTGAGCTGGAGcttcaggaggaggaggaggagaaggagcctAACGAGGAAGACATGCAGGAAGAATCCGCAAAGGAGGACGATGACGACAAGTGTGAAGTGGATGGAAAGTAA
- the thumpd1 gene encoding THUMP domain-containing protein 1 isoform X2, translated as MAAQNEFRKRGKKHFGGFQHHAKRWRGSRELDVGMEGILITCNMNQKKCTAEAFDLLNEYADLLYGPEFQHDAGGYNDEYVEEALQHEMAQLRAYGGRPEPRFQALESGANNVIFIRTRNLESDRLVHYILSDLHATKKKKTRIILRMLPVMGTCRAFPEDIMRYLATFLEPWFKRPNRATYQIAFKSRNNSHNKRDDVIKAIAGLVGKLNPKNKVNLTHPDLTIMLEVIKGVCCVSVVREYMRFRKYNLQEVVKDEEPKKEEGSAATEKAAEPGVSEENAAKKEETNTGTEKASEATAGEENKNEETNTVTEKASETAAPAAGDENAAEKEETNTVTEKASEATASEEEAAKEEAGDIVTDAAAAAAAADNGEAEAAKEEEGNIVTDPAAAGADGGEAGAAEEEEGEAGTEMETSGTAELELQEEEEEKEPNEEDMQEESAKEDDDDKCEVDGK; from the exons ATGGCGGCGCAGAACGAGTTTCGGAAGCGCGGAAAGAAGCATTTCGGAGGCTTCCAGCATCACGCCAAACGATGGAGGGGCTCCAGGGAGCTGGACGTGGGCATGGAAGGCATCCTGATCACATGCAACATGAACCAGAAAAAGTGCACGGCGGAGGCCTTCGACCTGCTCAACGAGTACGCGGACCTGCTGTACGGTCCTGAG TTTCAACACGATGCCGGAGGCTACAATGACGAATATGTGGAGGAGGCTCTGCAGCACGAGATGGCGCAGCTGCGAGCGTACGGCGGCAGACCAGAGCCGCGTTTCCAGGCTCTGGAGAGCGGGGCCAACAACGTCATCTTCATCAGAACCCGCAACCTGG AGTCCGACAGGCTGGTTCATTACATCCTGTCCGATCTACACGccaccaagaagaagaaaacgcgCATCATCCTTCGCATGCTGCCg GTAATGGGCACGTGCAGGGCCTTCCCGGAGGACATAATGAGGTATCTGGCCACCTTCCTAGAGCCCTGGTTCAAGAGGCCAAACCGTGCCACCTACCAAATTGCCTTTAAGTCGCGCAACAACAGCCACAACAAGAGAGACGATGTCATCAAGGCCATCGCCG GCCTGGTGGGCAAGCTGAACCCCAAGAACAAGGTCAACCTGACCCACCCGGACCTCACCATCATGTTGGAGGTGATCAAGGGCGTATGCTGCGTCAGCGTGGTCCGTGAGTACATGCGCTTCAGGAAATACAACCTGCAGGAAGTGGTCAAGGATGAAGAGCCCAAGAAGGAGGAAGGCTCCGCCGCGACCGAAAAAGCAGCCGAGCCAGGAGTCAGCGAGGAGAACGCGGCCAAAAAGGAGGAAACCAACACTGGGACTGAAAAAGCATCTGAAGCAACGGCCGGCGAGGAGAACAAAAACGAGGAAACCAACACCGTGACCGAAAAAGCATCCGAAACGGCAGCACCAGCAGCCGGCGACGAGAACGCGGCCGAAAAGGAGGAAACCAACACCGTGACTGAAAAAGCATCTGAAGCGACGGCCAGTGAGGAGGAGGCAGCCAAGGAGGAAGCAGGCGACATCGTAACcgacgcagcagcagcagcagcagcagcagacaaCGGCGAGGCAGAAGCAGCCAAGGAGGAAGAAG GTAACATCGTAACCgacccagcagcagcaggagcggACGGCGGTGAGGCAGGAGCCGCCGAGGAGGAAGAAGGCGAAGCTGGAACTGAAATGGAAACATCAGGCACGGCTGAGCTGGAGcttcaggaggaggaggaggagaaggagcctAACGAGGAAGACATGCAGGAAGAATCCGCAAAGGAGGACGATGACGACAAGTGTGAAGTGGATGGAAAGTAA
- the eri2 gene encoding ERI1 exoribonuclease 2, whose protein sequence is MSTKKLAKELGLLRQRSQSATGQKKPLLSKQTFSYLIVIDFESTCWREKNNYTQEIIEFPAVLLNTSTGEIESEFHSYVQPQERAVLSAFCTELTGITQTQVEAGVPLRICLSQFARWLQKLRLEKGVAFPARQQSSSAESPEQNLCAFLTWSDWDLGVCLHYECKRKQILKPNALNSWIDLRSTYRTFYSRKPKGLNGALQDLGIQFCGREHSGLDDARNTARLAAKMMSDGCVMKITRSLDGAPSTVKPTMAVTSEKPRGHKDHHSTKNTTTSTGNANLVLNPVDQNSFRSLVSPRTVLDSKTTPPWGIRNSNKNNGLVLCSTIIGGLEPSTSNSENVEEFFVENEDRSTSDDVVLEDSEGPPVSDDPDTPCILKPKSFLVRKRTTTRDTNILSPRRPIARPSGIQNGGVLPATNQKMTSPLCDCGRRAKRLQVSNGGPNQGKAFYCCSGRRSGGAGAAKNKGCRFFKWESALKARWSLSSAHVGAARPARKSTLRKSW, encoded by the exons ATGTCGACAAAGAAACTCGCCAA AGAATTAGGACTGCTGAGGCAGCGTAGCCAGTCGGCCACCGGGCAAAAAAAGCCTCTGCTGTCAA AGCAAACCTTTTCATACTTGATCGTCATTGATTTTGAGTCCACGTGCTGGCGAGAGAAAAACAACTACACTCAAGAAATCA TCGAGTTCCCCGCCGTTCTTCTCAACACATCCACGGGGGAAATTGAGTCCGAGTTTCACTCGTACGTCCAACCTCAGGAGCGTGCCGTGCTGTCAGCGTTCTGCACCGAGCTAACTGGGATCACAcag ACGCAGGTGGAGGCAGGGGTCCCCCTCCGGATTTGTCTGTCTCAGTTCGCCCGCTGGCTGCAGAAGCTACGTCTGGAGAAGGGTGTGGCCTTTCCCGCCCGGCAACAGAGCTCCTCCGCTGAATCTCCCGAACAAAACCTTTGTGCTTTCCTCACGTGGTCGG ACTGGGATCTTGGTGTTTGTCTCCACTATGAGTGTAAACGCAAGCAGATCCTCAAACCTAACGCACTAAACAGCTGGATCGATCTGAGGAGCACGTACAGg acattTTACAGCAGGAAACCCAAAGGTCTGAACGGAGCGCTACAAGATTTGGGAATACAGTTTTGTGGCAGAGAACATTCCG GTCTGGATGATGCCAGGAACACGGCCCGGCTGGCAGCGAAGATGATGAGTGATGGATGCGTGATGAAGATCACGAGAAGCTTGGACGGG GCCCCGTCAACAGTTAAACCCACGATGGCAGTAACCAGCGAAAAACCGCGCGGTCACAAAGACCACCATAgcacaaaaaatacaacaacgtCCACAGGAAATGCCAATCTGGTCCTAAACCCCGTGGACCAAAATTCTTTTCGGAGTCTGGTGTCCCCAAGGACAGTTCTTGACAGTAAGACAACACCACCGTGGGGGATCCggaacagcaacaaaaacaacggCCTCGTTCTGTGCTCCACCATCATCGGCGGCCTCGAACCCTCAACGTCAAATTCTGAAAACGTGGAGGAGTTCTTCGTGGAAAACGAGGACCGATCCACGTCCGACGACGTGGTTCTAGAGGACTCAGAGGGGCCGCCTGTTTCTGATGATCCGGACACACCCTGCATATTGAAACCCAAAAGCTTCTTGGTCCGGAAGAGGACGACCACCCGCGACACAAACATTTTGAGTCCCAGACGCCCCATCGCGCGTCCATCCGGGATCCAAAATGGCGGCGTCCTTCCCGCGACCAATCAGAAGATGACATCGCCGCTGTGCGACTGCGGACGCCGCGCCAAGCGTCTCCAGGTTTCCAACGGGGGGCCCAACCAGGGCAAGGCGTTCTACTGCTGTTCCGGCCGGCGCTCGGGCGGCGCCGGCGCGGCCAAGAATAAGGGGTGCCGGTTCTTCAAGTGGGAGTCGGCCCTGAAGGCGAGGTGGTCCCTTTCGTCGGCTCACGTCGGAGCCGCGCGGCCAGCTCGGAAGTCCACGCTCAGGAAAAGCTGGTAA